AAACCTTCCGGCAGAGTTGAAATATATTGTATTTCCGTAAAATGACCGTTTTCTGGGTGATAGTTTAAGGCGATTACCTCTGAGCTAAACTCGGTCATGATATAAGCATATTTTCCATTAGGATGGAATGCAAGGTGTCTAGGACCGCTGCCAGCCTTTATTGGCAGAAGATTTACTTTTTCAAGTGTGCCATTGTCATTAACTTTATAGGTAATTAGGGCATCAGTTCCTAGTTCAACAACGGCTAAATATTTTTCATCAGGTGTTACTCCTGCATAATGGGTATGCGCTTTTTCCTGTCTTGGGTCAGGACCTGATCCCTCATGTTTAAAAATAGACACAGCAGGCTGTACGGAGCCGTCTTCTTGATTTAACAAAGCGGATTCTACTGTTCCTTTATGATAATTAGCGCTAAAAACATATTTGTTGTTAGTGTCCACACTAACATGACAAGGTGATGAACCTTCTGAGAATTGGCTGTTTATAGCTGTTAACTCACCCTTATCGTTAATAGAAAAAGCTGCTAATCCTCCAGTGTTGCCTTCTTTTACAACGGAATAAAGGTAACGATTATTTGAGCTAATCGTTAGATATGTAGGGTTTTCTAACTTAGCTGCAACTTTAACGTCTACTATAGTCCTGTTATCCGTGTCTAGTGTGAAAGAATAGATTCCTTCGCTTTCACCTTTGGTGTATGTTCCAATATAGCCTGTGTAATGTTTATTTTCGGTCATCATTTAAACTCCTTTAATGAAATATCATCATTTTATTTTATCGAACTACCCTAAGAATTATTAACCACTGTACTTGGCAAATAAAACATGCTCTTGTGAGTGTATGTTTTATGAATACATTAAAAGACAAAAATATACAAGTAATAAGTATCACTAGTCTATGTATTTTTGACTTTTGATCATCTTAACTTTCTACCTCCGACCTTCTCCCTACTATCTATTACCTGTAAACTGTTTCCTATTAAATCGGAAAATATACTTTATAAAGAACTTGGTTGAATTTAATATTTTTTTATAATTAGGAACTTACTCACAGGTAAAGATAACTGTATTTTTGTACAATTAAACATTTTGATTGTTTTTAATACCCTAATTTACTTTATTATGTTTCTTTTGAATATATTTGTAACAGATGTTTGGAATAAATGTAAAATTTTGTCGATATTTTTAGAATTGTTTATGTTCGATATAAAGAATAAATGTGGTACTATTTCCTTATGAACTTTAAAACTTTAATTAGATAAAGGCAAACCTTTCGAAAGATTGGGACGCAAAGCTACAGGTCTAAAGTGCTAAACTATGACGGCTGAGCTGCCTAAAAACAAATATTTTAGGAGGACACCCAGTACTATGTTAACCACTCTATTAGATGAAAATGAAGTAGATAAGGAATGGCTAGAACTCATCTTAGAAGCTCGAAATTTAGGAATTACAGTGGATGAAATTAAGGACTTCCTAAAAGATCCTTCTATTACATAAACTTGTCCTCCTTTGATATTTACCTGCGCAGCAATGCTAGGATCTGCGCTTACAAAAGAATAAAAATGTTTTAACAAAAAATGTCCATTAACGTGGGCCTTTTTTAGTTAATAGGGAAAATCTAATAATATGCGTTCTGATTAATAGGCATTTTTATTTTCATTACAGGATAAGTTTAGTAAAATTTAATCTAATATTACTGTTTGTAAGTTAAAACTATCACATAAATAAGGAGTTTGATTATGGCTCAAGGAAAAAAAAGTACGAAAAAAGGCACGACAAAACCGCCTTCGTCATCATCTAAGTTTGTTTTTTGGATTATTGGATTGATTGCAATCGCTATTATTGGATTCATTTTTCTCGCCAACAACCAGAAATCTGATGATAGCGCAAAAGAAGAGATTGATTATTCCAATCAGCCTTTTTTAGGCGAAGAATCGGCACCTGTTTCAATTGTAGAATTTGGCGATTATAAGTGCCCGAATTGTAAAAACTTTGCGGAAAATGTTGTACCGCAAGTTGTAAAAGAATTTGTTGATACAGGCAAAGCTAAATTTTATTATTTCCATTATCCTTTTATTAATGTTGATTCAAAGAGGACAGCTAAATTTTCTGAGGCGGTTTTTCATGAGTTGGGTAATGAAAAATTTTGGGAGTTTCATGAGCTTATATTCGATAAGCAGCCGGAAGATACACGATACGAAAAGATTGATGTTTTTACCGAAGAATTTTTAACCGAAACATTAGGTGAAATAGCTAGTGAGGATGAGGTAAAGAAAGTAGTTGCTTATTTTGACACAAAAGCTCCAGAAGATGCTTGGGAAAGTGATGAGGATCTTGGAGGGAAATTAGGAGTTAGTGGAACACCAACCATATTTGTTAATGGTAAGCGATTTGATGGACAGACAATGGATGATTTAAATGAATTAGTGGAGGAATCGGCAAAGGAGAAAGGGAATGAATAAACCTTTACTGCTTGCATGGGTTGCAGCACTAGTTGCAACCATAGGGAGTTTGTATTTCAGTGAAGTTCTCCACTTCATTCCATGTACATTGTGCTGGTATCAGCGTATTTTTATGTATCCATTAGCAATCATTCTAGGAATTGCATTTTACCGAAATGATAATGAAATTGTGAAATACACCTTACCGTTGTCGATTATTGGAATGATCATTTCAGGCTACCATACGGCTCTTCAAAAAATTCCTTATTTGCAGCAATTTGAAATGTGTAAAAGTGGTGTGCCTTGCTCAAAAGATTATATTAACTGGCTTGGTTTTATCACTATTCCAATCCTGGCGTTTACCGCGTTCACGATTATTACCATTTGCTTAGTTATCATTGCACGAAACCAAAAAAATAAGGCTCAAGCATATGCTTGAGTCTTTTTTATTGCCGGTAATTTAGATCGATTTGCCAAGGAAGGCTGTTAGCATCCATACATGTTTTTCTAAACCAGAATGAATAGCAAGGAGCATATCACCTGTTGTTTCATCGTCTTTTTCTTCAGCAATGCTCATACCTTCTTTTAATTCCCCTATAATAATCGAAAAATCATTGATTATGGTTTGAACCATTTCTTCAGCAGTCTCGCTGCCTTGTGCTTCTTGAATCGATGAAAGTTCAAGACATTCTCTCATCGTCGCAACTGGATTTCCACCGATTGCAAGTAATCGTTCTGCTAATTCATCGACATGCAATCCTGCTTCGTTATAGAATTCTTCAAATTTAGCGTGCAGGGTGAAAAACTGACCACCCTTCACATACCAATGGTAATTATGTAACTTGATATACAACACAGACCAGTTTGCAATTTGTTTGTTAAGTATATTCACTAACTGACTTTCCATTTATAAAACCCTCCAACGTTTTGTCTTCTATTATATTATTACCAAAGATTGAGGGAGAAACCTGTGTAAAATTGAGGGATATTTTGTCAATTTAGTGAAGACTTTCCTTGTTACAATGATATTTCATGAAATAGGCCTGAAATAGTTTGTAATAATATTTCCTTAAGATTCCATTAGTGGAATTTATGTGGGAATGATTGCGAGTTGGTTGATTATTCCATTTAATAGATAAATGCTTTCATAGCAGGAGCTACTTATCCTATTTTTATACTGGTTTTTTTTGGTTAATGAATAACTATGTTACAACTGATAGCCTTATTAGTAGAGAAAACAACGAGAATACTAGGAGGCTATAAAACATGAATAAACTAAAAAAACTTGTTATTGCAGCGGGATTAATTTTTTCAATGTCAGCATTTACAGGTGTTACTAAGTCGGAGGCGGCTACAACTCACAAAATTCAATATGGTGAGACATACTGGAAAATAGCAAAAGGATTTGGTATTCCTGTTAATAGCTTAATGAGCGCAAACAATAGTAAACCACTTATTGCAGGACAATATATGACTCTGCCAAACTCTCCGATTTCAGCGGCAGATGAAGAATTAATGGCAAAATTAGTTCGAGCAGAAGCAGTTGGCGAGCCATATGCCGGAAAGGTAGCTGTTGCAACTGTTATTCTTAATCGAGTGAAAAGTCCTGACTTCCCTAACACAGTTCGTGGAGTCATTTATCAAATTGCAAATGGACACTATGCATTTACACCTGTTGCAAATGGCGAAATCAATAAGCCAGCTGACGCAGAGTCAAGAAGAGCTGTTAATGAAGCAATTGCTTTGATGGGTAAAGGGAATGGCTCTTTATTCTTCTACAATCCAAAAACAGCAGTAAGCGATTGGATCTTTTCACGTGAAGTAACCGTAACAATCGGAAATCATCGTTTCGCTCGGTAATTTTGGGACGCTTGGATATATATCCAGGCGTTTTTTTTTATTTAAAGGGTATCTGACCAATTGATTCTTTTTTAAAATGAACCTTCATCATAGGATAGTGGCTATCAGAGCAAAATAGCTTTGTCAGCCAAATAACAAAAATGATGAAGGAGGTTTAAGAATGGATCAAGAATTGTCTTATGGCAGTGATTACAAATTTATACCGGCAACTTCAATAGGAAGCGGTATTGGCATAGAGGTCCTGCCTGATATATACAGCCATACCATTCAAATTGTAAATATTTGTGTAGTTGGAAATGCAGCAACGAAAAATTTTGTTTTAGTTGACGCAGGGATGCCTGAATCAGCTAATGAAATAATATCTGTTACGGAAGAACGTTTCGGTGCTAATAATCGTCCCCAAGCGATCATATTAACACATGGTCATTTTGACCACGTGGGAGCGATTATTGAATTAGTCAAACATTGGGATGTTCCTGTATATGCACATGAGTTAGAGTTACCTTTCCTGACTGGAAAAATGAGTTACCCAGAGCCAGACCCTACTGTAGAAGGTGGTTTGGTTGCTAAAATGTCCCCGATGTTCCCAAATGAACCAATTAATTTAGGAAGTCATATACGAACGCTACCTTCTGATGGAAGTGTTCCGCATTTATCAGGTTTTCGCTGGATACATACACCTGGGCATTCTCCTGGACATGTGGCACTATTTAGAGAAGAAGATCGTTTTCTAATAGCGGGAGATGCTTTTATTACAGTTAAACAGGATTCGCTTTATAAGGTACTTACACAAGAAATGGAAGTAAATGGACCGCCTAGATACCTTACAACAGATTGGCAAGCTGCTTGGGAATCCGTTAAAACATTAGAGGCCTTAAAGCCAACTGTTGCTGTAACAGGTCATGGAATCCCTTTGTCTGGTGAAATACTGGCAAATGGCCTTAAAAAGTTAGTGAATGAGTTTGAACAAATAGCCATTCCAGACTACGGTAAGTACGTAAGTAAAAATAAACATTAGCAAGGGACTATTTTGTAACTAAATAAATGAATGGCCGTTATCTATGGTTTTTATCAAAAAAGCAGTGGACTCGTAAATAAAGAGTTCACTGCTTTTTTAGGTTTATTTAATTTTTAATGCAACGAGGCTGGCAAAATCATGGATGATAGTTGCCGCTAGTAAGGAGGTAATCTGGGTTGGGTCGTATGGAGGTAAAACCTCAACAAGATCAAAGCCAATAAAATTAAATTGTGTTAGGGACCGAATGATTTGTAAGGTTTCAAAGCTATTTAGCCCGCCAACCTCAAGCGTCCCTGTTCCGGGTGCGCAGGATGGGTCAACAAAATCGATATCAAAACTGAGAAAACATGGTGTATCCCCAATCTTTTCTTTCATTTCCCTCACAACATTTTCAAAGCCACGTTCTTTTAATTCAGGAGTTGTAATCACATGATATCCTAAATCACTACTTGAATCGATATCTCCAGGATGATTAAGGGTTCCGCGAATACCAACCTGAAAAACCTTATCAGGAATCAATAAATTTTCTTCATATGCACGAATGAATGGTGAGCCATGCCAATATTTTTCTTCATAATAAGTATCCCATGTATCAGTATGGGAATCGAAATGAATTAATGCTACAGGGCCGTGGATTTTGGCTGCTGCTCTAAGATTTGCTAATGTAACGGAGTGGTCTCCACCTAGTCCAATTGGGATAATCCCTTTCTCCATTAACTCCATTACTGCTTTTTCCATTACCTCATAACTTCGATGGATATTATGAGGAATAACTGATACGTCGCCAATATCAATGGCGTTGCATGCATCAAATGGGTACACCTTATGAATAGGATGGTAAGGGAATAACGTCATGGAAGCTTGACGTATTGCTTGAGGTGCAAAGCGAGCCCCTACTCGAAATGAAGCCGCTGTATCAAATGGCAGTCCAACAATCGCTAATTTAGCATTTTCTCTGTTTGATGGTAACCTCATAAAGGTCCCTGTTGTACAAAACTCTGGTTTAACATCAGGTGTTAATGGATATTGCATCTCTTTTTCCCTCATTTCCTATTTTACTTTTTAATAATGCAATTT
This genomic stretch from Neobacillus niacini harbors:
- a CDS encoding anti-repressor SinI family protein codes for the protein MLTTLLDENEVDKEWLELILEARNLGITVDEIKDFLKDPSIT
- a CDS encoding disulfide oxidoreductase, which produces MNKPLLLAWVAALVATIGSLYFSEVLHFIPCTLCWYQRIFMYPLAIILGIAFYRNDNEIVKYTLPLSIIGMIISGYHTALQKIPYLQQFEMCKSGVPCSKDYINWLGFITIPILAFTAFTIITICLVIIARNQKNKAQAYA
- a CDS encoding cell wall hydrolase gives rise to the protein MNKLKKLVIAAGLIFSMSAFTGVTKSEAATTHKIQYGETYWKIAKGFGIPVNSLMSANNSKPLIAGQYMTLPNSPISAADEELMAKLVRAEAVGEPYAGKVAVATVILNRVKSPDFPNTVRGVIYQIANGHYAFTPVANGEINKPADAESRRAVNEAIALMGKGNGSLFFYNPKTAVSDWIFSREVTVTIGNHRFAR
- a CDS encoding MBL fold metallo-hydrolase, with amino-acid sequence MDQELSYGSDYKFIPATSIGSGIGIEVLPDIYSHTIQIVNICVVGNAATKNFVLVDAGMPESANEIISVTEERFGANNRPQAIILTHGHFDHVGAIIELVKHWDVPVYAHELELPFLTGKMSYPEPDPTVEGGLVAKMSPMFPNEPINLGSHIRTLPSDGSVPHLSGFRWIHTPGHSPGHVALFREEDRFLIAGDAFITVKQDSLYKVLTQEMEVNGPPRYLTTDWQAAWESVKTLEALKPTVAVTGHGIPLSGEILANGLKKLVNEFEQIAIPDYGKYVSKNKH
- a CDS encoding lactonase family protein; amino-acid sequence: MTENKHYTGYIGTYTKGESEGIYSFTLDTDNRTIVDVKVAAKLENPTYLTISSNNRYLYSVVKEGNTGGLAAFSINDKGELTAINSQFSEGSSPCHVSVDTNNKYVFSANYHKGTVESALLNQEDGSVQPAVSIFKHEGSGPDPRQEKAHTHYAGVTPDEKYLAVVELGTDALITYKVNDNGTLEKVNLLPIKAGSGPRHLAFHPNGKYAYIMTEFSSEVIALNYHPENGHFTEIQYISTLPEGFTENNQGSAIHISADGRFVYAGNRGHNSIALFQINQESGELSFVEHTSTEGDWPRDFEIDPSEKFIVASNQESSNIVLYSRDEDTGKLTLLQADITVPHPVCVKFLSN
- a CDS encoding DsbA family protein, with translation MAQGKKSTKKGTTKPPSSSSKFVFWIIGLIAIAIIGFIFLANNQKSDDSAKEEIDYSNQPFLGEESAPVSIVEFGDYKCPNCKNFAENVVPQVVKEFVDTGKAKFYYFHYPFINVDSKRTAKFSEAVFHELGNEKFWEFHELIFDKQPEDTRYEKIDVFTEEFLTETLGEIASEDEVKKVVAYFDTKAPEDAWESDEDLGGKLGVSGTPTIFVNGKRFDGQTMDDLNELVEESAKEKGNE
- the speB gene encoding agmatinase; the encoded protein is MQYPLTPDVKPEFCTTGTFMRLPSNRENAKLAIVGLPFDTAASFRVGARFAPQAIRQASMTLFPYHPIHKVYPFDACNAIDIGDVSVIPHNIHRSYEVMEKAVMELMEKGIIPIGLGGDHSVTLANLRAAAKIHGPVALIHFDSHTDTWDTYYEEKYWHGSPFIRAYEENLLIPDKVFQVGIRGTLNHPGDIDSSSDLGYHVITTPELKERGFENVVREMKEKIGDTPCFLSFDIDFVDPSCAPGTGTLEVGGLNSFETLQIIRSLTQFNFIGFDLVEVLPPYDPTQITSLLAATIIHDFASLVALKIK
- a CDS encoding Dps family protein; translated protein: MESQLVNILNKQIANWSVLYIKLHNYHWYVKGGQFFTLHAKFEEFYNEAGLHVDELAERLLAIGGNPVATMRECLELSSIQEAQGSETAEEMVQTIINDFSIIIGELKEGMSIAEEKDDETTGDMLLAIHSGLEKHVWMLTAFLGKSI